GATGCAATTTGCGAAGGTATATACACTAAAATTTTTCCACATAATAACTAGTTATCCAAATATGATTCTTGAAAAGACATACATTATAGAGAAAGGCCCAAAAGGATTTGATATTGATACATATAGCGAAGAACGCAATAAAAAGTACAAGATACTGCTTGATACTACAAGCTCCGAAAAAGAGCTTCAGAAATTCTTTGAAGAAAACCCATCTTTTATTCCGGGAGCGGTTCTGGTTCTTGGGTACTTAGCGTGCTAAAATGTTAAGATATTTTTTAATAATGTTTAATAAAATAAATTATGAAACGAATAATGACTCAACTCCTAAATTTGCCTGAAGTATTAGTAGAATCAAGCCTACAAGAGGGTCAAGTCCTAATTCTATCAGTAGGTAAAAAAGCGAAAAGTGCATCGTGCCCACACTGTGGTCAAAACTCAAGACATTTACATCAAAATCAAAAATGTTTAGTGAAAGATTTACCGATGGGGGATTTTGAAGTAATACTGAATGTCAATAGACGAAGATTCAAGTGTAAAAAATGCCGAAAAACATTTAATGAAAAGCTAGATTTTCTAGGAGCAAGAAAGAGGTATACATACCGATATGCGGAATATATTATCAAACAAGTGATTAATAGTAATGTAAGTAATGTGGCAAGAAATAATGGACTAACTAATGAAGAAGTCATATCAATGCTTGAAGATGTAGCTAAAAATGTGATGCCAATAGATGTCAAAGATTTAAGAAGATTAGGAATAGATGAAATTAGTTTGGTCAAAGGACAAGGAAAATTTATTGTCGTGCTAGTAGATATAGATTCAGGTAAATTGATAGGTTTAGTAAAAGAAAGAAAACAAATTGAAATCAAAAAAACCATGAGAATGTGGGGAGAAAAAGTTTTGTCACAAATAGAAGAAGTAAGTATTGATATGACAGGCAATTATAAATCTTTAATTGAGAAGATTTGTCCAAACGCCCTTGTAACGGTAGATAGGTTCCATGTTACTAAATTAGTACATGAAGAATTAAATCGAGCTAGGATAGCAGAAAAGAAAATAGCATCTGAGTTAAATGCCCCGGAAAGAAAAAAAGTATTTGAAAGTTTAAAAGGAAATAAATTTACAATTCTAAAAGCCGAGAATAAGCTCACCGAAAAGCAAAAAGATAAATTAAATAGAATTAAACAAGCTTCTCCTTTAATAGCTAGAATGCATTCATTAAAAGAAGATTTTCACAATTTATTTGAAGACAATAAAAATGTGGTAACGGGAACGCTAGAATTAATCAATTGGTTAAAAAAAGCTGAACCATATTATCAAAGAAGTGTGCAGACAATTAAACGGTGGTTTGGAGAAATAGTCGGATATTTTGAACGAAGGACTACCAGTGGAGTAGTAGAAGGAATAAATAATAAACTGAAGTTAATAAAGCGAAGTGGATTTGGATTTAGAAACTTTCGTAATTTTGAGATTAGAGCTTTACTTTCTTGGCATTATCCTATCAATTTAGCACGCTAAGTACGCAAGAGCCGTAAAACTAATACTTTCAGTAGATCCTTTGACTCAAACGATGTCAAGACTACCATTAATATACTGTCTTCAGCAGAAAATTTAGCAGCCAAACTTATTAAGCAACTCTAGTGGTAAACGCGATCGCACCATTTAATCTAAAAAATCGTCATTATAAATAGTCTTTCATTTTACAGTTTTTCTTTGAGCAAAATGCCAACAAATCCTAAAAGCCAGACAGAATAAGAGTTATATTGTTTAAAGCATAAAAACAGATTATTTTTAGATAACCCTACAAATTGCATTTAGACTAAAAATAGACTCATTTTTCTCCCCCCACAAAAAAACCTTACATTACCTGACTTCCAAACCCGATGACCAGGTTCGGAGTAATCCCAAGAGTGCATTTGACGGAAAGGAAGACCCATCTTTTGGAAGACATACTTCTCTTTCACACCAGAAGCAATTAAGTCTGGCTTGAGAGCTTTAACAAACTCTTCAAATTCGTAGGCGGTCACATCATCATAAACGATGGTACCATTTTCAATATAGTGAGTGGTACGTTTGTAGTCGTCATTATGAGCGAATTCATAACCAGTACCAATCATCTTCATACCCAAATCTTGGAAAGCGGGTACAACGTGGCGAGGACGTAAACCACCAACCATCATGGCGACAGTCTTACCTTCCAAACGGGGGCGATACT
The Gloeotrichia echinulata CP02 DNA segment above includes these coding regions:
- a CDS encoding ISL3 family transposase yields the protein MTQLLNLPEVLVESSLQEGQVLILSVGKKAKSASCPHCGQNSRHLHQNQKCLVKDLPMGDFEVILNVNRRRFKCKKCRKTFNEKLDFLGARKRYTYRYAEYIIKQVINSNVSNVARNNGLTNEEVISMLEDVAKNVMPIDVKDLRRLGIDEISLVKGQGKFIVVLVDIDSGKLIGLVKERKQIEIKKTMRMWGEKVLSQIEEVSIDMTGNYKSLIEKICPNALVTVDRFHVTKLVHEELNRARIAEKKIASELNAPERKKVFESLKGNKFTILKAENKLTEKQKDKLNRIKQASPLIARMHSLKEDFHNLFEDNKNVVTGTLELINWLKKAEPYYQRSVQTIKRWFGEIVGYFERRTTSGVVEGINNKLKLIKRSGFGFRNFRNFEIRALLSWHYPINLAR